The following nucleotide sequence is from Aerosakkonema funiforme FACHB-1375.
CCAGACCTATGGGCACAGACTGTTCGAGACCGAACCGCAGTAGGGAACCGCTGGTAGTACGTAGAGGATTGTTGCGTCGATCGCGCACCACACCCAGCTGCACCAATACCAGATCGTCTTTACCCTCACCGCTAAAGCTCAAATCATTACCCAACTCGTCTACCGGACTGATATCGCCATCGCGATCGCGAATCGAAACTCGTTGATATTGCAATCCCAAAGATGCTACCCATTCAGAATCCGCTAGAGGATTTCTCGAAAGCGGACGGTTAAAAGTGACACCACCACCCAAGCGCAGAATGCGAGGTCGATCGTCATTGGGCAGTCTAATTTCCGGGTCACCACCATCAAAAATCAGAGAAATCGATCGGCGTCTGAAGAAATTAACTGTGTAGGAAGTGCGATAAGGGTCGCCACCAATCCAAGGATCGGTGAAGCGGACATCAAACAGCAACTCCCGCTGACCCAACTGCACCTCTGTGCCAATTTTCTGGTTATTACCGCCCAGGTTTTGCTCCTGATAGCTAACCGTACCGAACAAACCGCTAGCAGAACTAAATCCAGCACCAGCTGCGATCGAACCGCTATTCCTCTCCTTCACATTCACAATCACATTCACTTGGCGCGGGTCTTGTCCTGGGTTCAAAGACAGCTGGACATCTTCAAACAAACCCAAACGGAAGACTCGCTGCAAATCCCTTTGCACTTCGTTGCGGTTAAATACCTGTCCGGGTTTGAGTGCCAATTCCCTAGTCACAATATAGGGGCGAGTGCGACCTCGAATTGGCTGACCTTGCTCGTTTGTGGTTTCCCCTTCTTTATTCAAAAAGCGGACTTGAATACTTTCCACCACACCTTCAGCAACAGACAGCGTAACCGTTCCTTCCGGCGAAACTTGCGTGTCTACCACCTGCGCCAACACGTAACCCTTATCTTTGTACCACTGTTCTAAGCGCTTGATGGCTTCCTGCAAGGTGCGGAAGTTGAGAGTATTGTTGTATTGCGGGCTAAATATTTCCTGTACTACGCTCTGTTGCAGAACTCGGTTACCTTCCACCTGTACGGAACGCAACACTGGGTTAGGTTCTACCACAAAAGTGACTCTGACGCCCAAAGCAGTATCGCTAGGTTCCGCTCGCACATTGGAGAAGTAGCCGGTTGCGAAGATCGCATTAATGTCTTCTTGTAATTGAGAGCGAGTGGTAGTGCGTCCGGGGCGGGTGCGAATCGCATCATAAACGATTTCTTGCAATCTTCCTTCTGCGCCGCTGACTACCACTTCCGCTACCAGTACTCGCGGATCTACTGCTGGGGCTTCGCTTGGTTGAGCGTTTATCGGTGGAGCGGAGGGCGCTCGTTCGGGAATATTGAGATCCAGTTCTGGAGGTCGCCGTCCGGGGGTGAGGTCTAATTGAAGACGATCGGGCGTTTCTTGTTCCGGAGCCGGTGTTCCTTGCGGCGGTACTCCTTGGGCTGGGGGTGTTACGGGTGTAGGTTGAACAGTTCTGGGTGCGATCGGTTCGCGATCGCGATTTTCGTTCTGTGGTGTTTCTTGTGCCGGTTCGCTTTGCTGTGTTGGTTGTCTGCTTGGTTCTTCTTCGCGATCGCGATTTTCGTTCTGTGGTGTTTCTTGTGCCGGTTCGCTTTGCTGTGTTGGTTGTCTGCTTGGTTGCTCTTCGCTAGAGGGTATTTCCGAAGGTGGTGTCTCGTCTGTCCGCTGACTTTGTTGCGTCAGCGCTACAGTTGAGCTATTTTGCCCAGTAGCTTGGGCCTGCAATTGTGGCGTAGCGGGTAAATGACTCCATAGCAATGCTTCATGTGGCGGGGCAATATTTAAAGCTGCGGTTAATGAAGAAGCTAAAGATTCTATGGGAACGATATTTCCCGCTTTTGCTCCATAATCTTGATTTTTAAACTTAGATGACAAATCTTCATCCCCATTAGAGCCAGGGGAATTTTGAGAACCCGATGACGAAGTATCTTTGATTGTCTGAGCAGTCTCTGTGACGCTCTCGTGGGACGGTAATATTTTTAAGCCGCCTAAATAACCTACTGTGTGGCTTTTGTGGGCGATAGTCAGTAAATCTTGACGCTCTTGTATAAATTTGTCATTTGGCACGGCAGTATTTAAATCCGAGTCAAATGACGCAGTAAGTAACGGACGATCGGCGATCGCAAATTCTGCATCAAGCGAAAGATCCTTCGTTACACCAGTTTCCGTATGACTCGAATGAGGGGTTAAGGCGATATCGCGCCGATCTTGTTCGGGCAGAGCATTTGTGCTAGCCAATTCTTGCTCGTGTGAGAGATCGTTCGCGACAGCTGGTTCGGTTTGTTTGTTTTCCGGCTCAAATGAGGCATTTGCCGAATGTGGTAAACCGAGAGTAGCCCAAGTAATAGCTGCTACCAATACAGGAGATAAACGCATTTTGTTCACGTTGTTAAGCACTTCCACACACCATTTGCAGGGACTGGGACATAGGGTATGGGGAACGGAAATTCCCCTACGATGCCTAATCCCCGATGCCATTCCCAAGTCCTGGGTTTCACAAGTCCATTAAAACTCATATCTTACACCAGGGTCAGAAACCGGGTTTCTTGTAACTGAGTGAACTACTCCAACTAACGTAATGGTATAGTTGGAGCTTCCGAATTCACAGGGGAGTGCCTCAAGAGTGACTTGCGTCCCCCTCTCGGTCTTACCTCCCTTCCATCGCAGGGCTAATTCATTGTAAGGACAGAAAATATATCCTAGTCCAAAGTGTATGGATATTTTATTAGCATCAAGGCTAGCGTAGCTCCTGACTTTGTGCAGGTGGTATCTGTGTTTAGCTACGGCACGCTACGCAAACGCCCCTACTTTGACGTGCAACAACCTACAGAAGTTAGTTTTGATTAGCTTTTTGTTTACCGTTTCATCCATTGTATCCAATAGGGTGCGACTGAAAACAGGCTCAAAGTCGCTTAGGGCAGTAGTTTTGAGCTTTTGGTAGGGGAGAACTTCAGTTTAAAACGGAGAAGAATTTAATTCATTGTTACAGGTCTGACATCAAATGGGAACACTAATAATGCCAGAGCTTAAAACATTTCAGAATGCTACTTTCAAAGGAATATTAGTATGGTTTACGAAAATGCTGCTTTAATTATTCTATTAGTCGTCCTGCTAGTCGTCCTGCTAATTTATGTGCGACTCCGCAACGGTAATAACCAGCAAGATGATAATGGACTTGAAGCGCAGACGGTTGAGCTTAGGCAAATAAGGAACCAATTACAACAAGTCAATAACTTATTTGCCACCGTTGTAGTTCAACACCTTGCTGAGTATAAACAGAAAGAGGCAGAACTGGATGTAGCTACTAACGAGAAGGAATCTTTGAAGCAGACACTTCAAGATTTACAACAGCAGATGGCAAGCGTTAAGAACGAACGTGATGGAGCTAGGGAAACCTTAACAAAGCTGCACCTTGAGAATACGCTCCTTGAACAAAAATTTAATCAGTTAGAATCTCATAATAAAGCTCTCCTTCAGGAACTCAGTGCTTCTTTCAGCGGTCAAGATATAGAGTTTATAACCTGGGAGCTTTTAATTCAAAAAATTAAAGGAATTACTAACCAGTTTAATGAAGTAATAGCTCATAATCAGTTACTTATTAAAACCAATAGAGACTTACAGCGAGAAAGAGATGTTTTGAGAGGAGAGTTAAATCAACTTAAAGATAATAATGCTAAATTGACTCAAGATAATTTACAACTCCGAGCCAACAAAAACTCTTTAGAATCAGAACTAAGACAAACACTAGACCAAATTAAACCTTTAGAAAACCCCAAGAAAAAGCTAGAGCAAGAAAAAACGCAATTAGAAATAAAGTTTGATGCTTTAAACAAAGTAGAATCTGAGCTTCGTCAGGCAGAATCAGAAATTAACCAGCTAAAAAAGGAACTTGAAGAACTGAAACAAACTAAAAAGAACTTAGAAGTAGAGATCAACCAAGAAAAGGCTCAATTTACATCTGTTGAGCAAAAAGTTAAACATTTGGAAAACGTCAAAAATCAATTAAATGCAGCTCTGAAGCAGGAAAAAATTAAAGTTGTGCAGTTAGAGGAGAGGATAAAGCAACTAGAAGAAGATCCTAATCATGGTTTATCCGAGCAGGAGCAAGAATACTTCCATTATTATTATGATCAGTCACATATACTTGACGAAGTAAGTTTGTTAAGATTGTACAACGATTTAGTATATTTTGTTCAAGAATCTTTGAACTGTTCAGGCATAGAAGAATTAGATGATTGGGAAAAAACTGAAGAGTTTTATGTAGAACTTATAAGTAGGGTTTGTTTTATCGATACCATACTCGTCACTAAAATTGAATCCTTAGAAGATGAATTTTCCTTCATCTCCAAGGAAAATAATAATTATGATTTAGCTGATACCTTTAGCTACCCGGGTAAATTTTTGTTTTGGAGTAATGGCACAGTGCGTTGGGAACTAAGTTCTTTCCTTAATAAGTAGGTGGGCGTCTATTGACGCCAGTATGTGAAAAGATGTAAAGACAACAGGTGATTAGATCGGTACAGTAATTGATGTATGCGATCTCTCACAGCAAAACGGTCGCTGATATCTTCAGGACACAAGACAATAATGTTGCTATGCCTTTATTGGCTGGTCGTCATTCATTAGCTCGCGCAGAAAGGAGGTGTCCTCCGAATGATTTGAGCGACCGTCCCTACCTAACATTAGTTTAGGTAGGGACTTCTGCCAACATTTTTCGTTAAACCTGAAAGCCTATAAAGTCAAAAGTCAAAAAGAAGAGGGGCTAACCCCTAGCCCCCAGTACCTAACTCCTAACCCCTAGAACTCTTGCAAGTACTTGCTCATAAGCGCTTTCTACATCTCCCAAATCGCGGCGGAAGCGGTCTTTATCCAAGACGCGGCGGTTGGGATCGGTTTCGGACTGGTTCCACAAACGACAGGTGTCGGGGCTGATTTCATCAGCTAAAAGCAGTTTTTGTCGATTGTCAACACCAAACTCAAGTTTGAAGTCTACCAAGGTAATGCCGCACTCGTTAAAAAAGTTACCGAGAATTACATTAATTTCCCTAGAGAGAGCTTGGAGGCGATCGACTTGTTCTGGGGTAGCAAGTTCCAATAAGAAGAGGCGATCGCGTGTCAGGAGAGGGTCTCCCAAACCATCATTCTTATAGTAAAATTCCACCAAAGGTTGTTTGAGAATTGTCCCTTCTGGCAACCCAGTTTGTTTGCAAAGACTGCCAGCAGCGATGTTTCTGACTACCACTTCTAAAGGTAAAATTTGCACTCGCCGGACGCGCATTTGGTTGGGCGCAGGAGTATCGATAAAATGGGTAGGAATGCCCTTACCCTCTAACATTTGAAACAAATGAGCCGAGATTTTACAGTTGATCTCGCCTTTGCCAGCAATAGTGCCCCGCTTCTGTGCATTAAACGCGGTGGCATCATCTTTAAAGACGGTCAGCAGAATTTCCGGGTCATCTGTAGGGTAAAGTATTTTGGCTTTGCCTTCGTATAGCTTTTCGTTCATTGTTTATTGCTCATTGGTTATTCCCCATTATGAAATTTTAGATTGCAGATCGCGATTGAATTTCAATCTAAAATCCAAAATCCAAAATCCAAAATTCTCAATAGTTACTTTGTTGCCATTGTATGAACGCCATCCCAATGTTCGGGAGGTGGATCTAATATATATTTTTTAGCTCGTTCTATATGGACGGAGATCGCTTGGTCAAAGGGACGAATCTTCAGAGCAGTTTCAAAGTTAGCAATTGCCCGATAAAAGTCTCTGGCAAGGTAAGCTTCTCGTCCGGCATTGTAATAACCCAAAAATTCTTGGGTTGGGTCTTCCAGGGGTTGAGTGCGATTGCCAATCAATTCATAGATAGTGACCGCTTCGTGCTTTCCCTTCACTCTGATTTTATCGAGTTCCCGTACCCAAATGCGATCGCGACAAAGGTTATAAGTAAACTCGCTCAAAATAATATCGCAACCGTACTCTTTGGTAACGCCTTCCAAACGAGAACTGAGGTTAACTCCATCGCCAATTACCGTATAGTCCATTCGTTTTTGAGAACCGATATTGCCAGAAACGACTTCTCCGGAACTGATGCCAATGCCGATATGGATTTGCGGTTGGGCGGCAATAATACGGCGGTGGTTGAATATCGCAAGGCGTTTCCGCATATCTAGGGCGGTTTGTACGGACAACCAAGCATGGTCTTTCAGGGGTAGCGGCGCACCAAAAACGGCCATAAGAGCGTCCCCAATAAACTTATCTAACGTACCCTCGTGGTTAAAGACTGCTTCTACCATTGTTTCAAAGTACTGATTCAGCAGCGATACCACTTCAGCCGCTCCCAGATTTTCCGTTAGGGTAGTGTAACCGCGAATATCGGAAAATAAAATGGTGACTTCTTTGCGTTCTCCTACCATTAAGGAATCTTCAGCTTGTGCCATTACCCGTTCGGCTACACCGGGGGTCATGTAGCGGTAGAGGGTAGTTTTCATCCGTTTTTCTTGGGAGATGTCTTCCAGGACTACCAAACCGCCGCGCACGCCTCCTTCTGGGTTAGTGAGGGGGTTGACAGTCAAATTGAGGCTGCGTTCGATTTCCCTAACTTTTTCCTTCGGGATGTAAGGACGAGTTGGGATGGCACCGTCACCTGTAGTAGATTCGTTCCAGGGAATGAAAATATCTGGATTGGTGCGATCGCGAATAACGAGAATGTAGTATTTTGTATCTTCTTCTGTTTTGGAGTGTTGGTTGTTGGTAGATTCGTGGGATGCGGTCTGCGGCGAAGATTCCTTGACACCTTCTAAGTTGTCCTCTGAAGGTTCGATCCACAAACCCACGGTCAAGCTTTGTTCTGGAACATAGTGTTTTGCTGCATATTTGAGGCTATCCTGCAACCGCATTTGCAGATTTTCGATCGGCACTACCTCCCAAACGAGGCGACCCATCAATTTTTGCTCCCAAACTTGCTTGTTGATTTTACCGCTAGCGTGTTGAAGGGGACAACCCAGCAATTCTAGAGCGGCATCGTTGATCGTGACGATCCGACCTTCCATATCGGTGGAAATCACTGCATCTGAGAGGCTTTGCAGGATATCCTTTTGATATTGCTTCTCTAAAAGTACACTTTCAAATAATTTGGCATTTTCTAACGCGATCCCAGCTTGAATATTAAATGCTCGCATAAATTCTTCATCCGAGCTGGTGAAGCTACCCTGGTTTTTGTTAATCAGTTGGGTAACCCCGATCAGGTTGCTGCTAGAGTTAAATACTGGCAAACAGAGGATATTGCGGGTGATGTAACCGGTACGCTTGTCTGTGCTGGGGTCGAAGCGAGGATCTTTGTAGGCGTCGGGAATGTTCAGCGGCTGACCTGTAGAAGCAACGTAACCGGCGATCCCTCTATTTGCGGGAATGCGGATTTCCAGCATAGTTTTGCCATCTGCGGCGGTTACCTTGCTCCAGAGTTCGTTGTTTTCTCTTCTGAGTAAGAATAGAGTACTGCGATCGGCCTGCATCAGTTTGCGAGCTTGATCCATGACTGATTGCAGAGTTGTTTCTAAGTCTAAACTCTTGCCCAGAGTTTGGATCGCTTCCAGTAGGGCTGCTGCACCGCGCTGTTTGCGGGCGGCGACATAAAAGGACTGACAGCTTTCTAGGATAATGCCGATCGAGGCGGCAAAATCGCGAAAACTTTGTTCGTCCTCGCTATTAAAAGGTACATTCCCAGCTTTGTTGGTCAGCTGTACAACTGCTACTACCTGCTCTTTGCTGCTGAGGATAGGCATACAAAGGATGTTGCGGGTGTAATAGTTGATTTGTTTGTCTAATTCCGGGTTAAATAAGGGGTGATTGTAGGCATCGGAGATATTCAGACAAGCACCTGTTGTAGCTACGTGACCTGCTACCCCCGCGTTCATCGGCAACCGAATTTCTAAAGGCTTTTCATTTTCGGCTGTAGATATTTTTGACCATAGTTGGCCTTTATCGGTATCTACCAAAAAGATCGTAGTCCGATCTGCTTGCAGAATTTGGCCGATTTTGAGCGTAATTGCCTCTAGAGTCCTCTCCAGCATGGTTTCTAGGGCTTCGTTATTGATTAAATCGATTGCCCTCAGAAATTGCTGGAATTCGGCGGTAATAAAGTCGAGTAAGCAGACAAATTCCGGAACTGAAAGAGTTTTGACGCGATGCAACAGTGCATGAGTGCGATGCACTTGAGTCAACTGAGTCAACGTCGCCAGGACGCTACCAGTGTTCGGGAGTGTCATGGTCATGACCGATTACGGGCTGTAGTTTGGCTCCCTTGGGCTAGGGAATAGGGGTTAGGGCGTCGGGAGTAGGGGAAGAGGGAGAGGGAGGAATTTTGAATGATTGACTTTTGACTTTTGGCTTTTGGCTGCCCTGCTCCCCTGTTCCCCTACTCCCCCGCTCTCATATTTCCCTCGTTCTCCGGTTTTTGCCTGAGAACGTTTTGCCTTCCCGAAGGGTGAATGTAAGGCGACCTACTACGAATGTATCCGTTTGGCTAGCTAGGAACAAGCTATTTTAATACAATCTTGCGAGTGGGGCTCGGTCAAAGTCAAAAGTCAAAAGGAAAAAAGGGGTTAGGGATTAGGGGTTAGGGGTTAGGGAAAGTCAATCATTCAAAAATTCCTCCTCTTCCCTTTCCCTCTGCCTCTTCCCTCTTCCCCTAGCCCCTAATCCCTAACCCCTAGTTCAGGCTGCTAATGGCATTGACTGGGAAAAAATCGCAGATTGATAGTAGCGTTGTAGTTGGCGGGTTGCAGCTGCCCAGCTCCAGCGTTCTGCTTCTCGGCGGGCGTTGGCGCGTAGGGTTTCGCGTTCTTCTGGATGAGCTAACAGGCGTTGGGTAGCTGCGATCGCTCCTTGTTCGTCGGTAGGATCGAATAGGTAGCCGTTGACTCCATCTGTGACTATATCGGGAATACCGCCGGAACGCGCCGCTACTACGGGACAGCCTGCTGCCATTGCTTCTAACAACACCAATCCCAAGGTTTCGGTACGGGAGGGGAAGATAAAGGCGTCGGCGGAAGCATAGGCGGAGGCGAGTTCTTTACCGTGCAGATAGCCGACGAAGTTGGTGGGTGTGTCGGCAAAGAGTTTTTCTAAGGCTTCGCGATGAGGGCCATTCCCGACTAAGGCTAGGCGGGCGTTGGGTATGGCTTCTAATAGAGGTTTGATGCGATCGATTTCTTTTTCCGCACCCAGACGACCTACATAGATGAGCAGCGGGCTATCCGGGTGTCCCTGACTGAGGCGCGATCGCATTTCTTTACTTGCTAAGTCGGGATCGAACATTTCCGTATCTACTCCCCGCTGCCACAAGTCTACTCGCTCAATGCCGTGGTTTCTCAGTTCTTCCACCATTGCCATTGAGGTACACAAATTTAACTGCGCTTGATTGTGGGCTGATTTGAGCAATTCCCACAGTAAACCTTCCAGCATTCCCAATCCGTAGTGTTGCAAATACTGAGGTAAATGGGTATGATAGGAAGCTATGAGTGGAATTTTCAGCATTTTTCCGTAGAACAAACCGCCCAATCCCAAAATAGCTGGGTTGACAACGTGAATGATATCCGGCTGAAACTTTTCTAGGGCGTGACCGATCGCAGGTCTCGGCGGTGCTAATTTTAACTCTGGATACATGGGTAGCGGAAAGCCGGGAACCCCGTAAATTCTCGCTCCTTTATATTCGTCCAAGCCGTAGTCTGGTGAAAAAATTAATACTTCGTCGCCACTGCGCTGGAGGTGTTCGACGGTGTGGCGCAGGCGGGTGACAATCCCGTCAACTTTGGGCAAAAAGGTTTCGGTGAAAAGGGCGATTCGCATAGAAAAGTGCTGTTAAGAAACTGATAATCCTAGCTTGTTGGCGATGTCGGGATCGGTAACTGGATAAACGGATTCAAATGGCGTCAGCAAATTTGTTAAGTCACCGCCTTTGTATTGATGCTGTTGCTGCACAAATTCCGAAATATCTTCGATGTCGATAATCCAATCTCGTGCGTAATGATATAAAAAATCACCGCGCAGCCCTAATTGAATGGCGCGTCGTTCTAATTTTGCG
It contains:
- a CDS encoding glycosyltransferase family 4 protein — translated: MRIALFTETFLPKVDGIVTRLRHTVEHLQRSGDEVLIFSPDYGLDEYKGARIYGVPGFPLPMYPELKLAPPRPAIGHALEKFQPDIIHVVNPAILGLGGLFYGKMLKIPLIASYHTHLPQYLQHYGLGMLEGLLWELLKSAHNQAQLNLCTSMAMVEELRNHGIERVDLWQRGVDTEMFDPDLASKEMRSRLSQGHPDSPLLIYVGRLGAEKEIDRIKPLLEAIPNARLALVGNGPHREALEKLFADTPTNFVGYLHGKELASAYASADAFIFPSRTETLGLVLLEAMAAGCPVVAARSGGIPDIVTDGVNGYLFDPTDEQGAIAATQRLLAHPEERETLRANARREAERWSWAAATRQLQRYYQSAIFSQSMPLAA
- a CDS encoding BamA/TamA family outer membrane protein — translated: MTQQSQRTDETPPSEIPSSEEQPSRQPTQQSEPAQETPQNENRDREEEPSRQPTQQSEPAQETPQNENRDREPIAPRTVQPTPVTPPAQGVPPQGTPAPEQETPDRLQLDLTPGRRPPELDLNIPERAPSAPPINAQPSEAPAVDPRVLVAEVVVSGAEGRLQEIVYDAIRTRPGRTTTRSQLQEDINAIFATGYFSNVRAEPSDTALGVRVTFVVEPNPVLRSVQVEGNRVLQQSVVQEIFSPQYNNTLNFRTLQEAIKRLEQWYKDKGYVLAQVVDTQVSPEGTVTLSVAEGVVESIQVRFLNKEGETTNEQGQPIRGRTRPYIVTRELALKPGQVFNRNEVQRDLQRVFRLGLFEDVQLSLNPGQDPRQVNVIVNVKERNSGSIAAGAGFSSASGLFGTVSYQEQNLGGNNQKIGTEVQLGQRELLFDVRFTDPWIGGDPYRTSYTVNFFRRRSISLIFDGGDPEIRLPNDDRPRILRLGGGVTFNRPLSRNPLADSEWVASLGLQYQRVSIRDRDGDISPVDELGNDLSFSGEGKDDLVLVQLGVVRDRRNNPLRTTSGSLLRFGLEQSVPIGLGNVFLTRLRGSYSYFVPVRFTSFTPGPQALAFNLQAGTVLNDLPPYEAFSLGGTNSVRGYDEGDLGSGRSYFQATAEYRFPVFSIIGGALFVDFGTDLGTGGSVPGDPAGVRGKPGTGFGYGIGVRIQSPLGPIRVDYGLNDDGDSRIHFGIGERF
- a CDS encoding coiled-coil domain-containing protein; this translates as MVYENAALIILLVVLLVVLLIYVRLRNGNNQQDDNGLEAQTVELRQIRNQLQQVNNLFATVVVQHLAEYKQKEAELDVATNEKESLKQTLQDLQQQMASVKNERDGARETLTKLHLENTLLEQKFNQLESHNKALLQELSASFSGQDIEFITWELLIQKIKGITNQFNEVIAHNQLLIKTNRDLQRERDVLRGELNQLKDNNAKLTQDNLQLRANKNSLESELRQTLDQIKPLENPKKKLEQEKTQLEIKFDALNKVESELRQAESEINQLKKELEELKQTKKNLEVEINQEKAQFTSVEQKVKHLENVKNQLNAALKQEKIKVVQLEERIKQLEEDPNHGLSEQEQEYFHYYYDQSHILDEVSLLRLYNDLVYFVQESLNCSGIEELDDWEKTEEFYVELISRVCFIDTILVTKIESLEDEFSFISKENNNYDLADTFSYPGKFLFWSNGTVRWELSSFLNK
- the purC gene encoding phosphoribosylaminoimidazolesuccinocarboxamide synthase; protein product: MNEKLYEGKAKILYPTDDPEILLTVFKDDATAFNAQKRGTIAGKGEINCKISAHLFQMLEGKGIPTHFIDTPAPNQMRVRRVQILPLEVVVRNIAAGSLCKQTGLPEGTILKQPLVEFYYKNDGLGDPLLTRDRLFLLELATPEQVDRLQALSREINVILGNFFNECGITLVDFKLEFGVDNRQKLLLADEISPDTCRLWNQSETDPNRRVLDKDRFRRDLGDVESAYEQVLARVLGVRS
- a CDS encoding GAF domain-containing protein, with protein sequence MTLPNTGSVLATLTQLTQVHRTHALLHRVKTLSVPEFVCLLDFITAEFQQFLRAIDLINNEALETMLERTLEAITLKIGQILQADRTTIFLVDTDKGQLWSKISTAENEKPLEIRLPMNAGVAGHVATTGACLNISDAYNHPLFNPELDKQINYYTRNILCMPILSSKEQVVAVVQLTNKAGNVPFNSEDEQSFRDFAASIGIILESCQSFYVAARKQRGAAALLEAIQTLGKSLDLETTLQSVMDQARKLMQADRSTLFLLRRENNELWSKVTAADGKTMLEIRIPANRGIAGYVASTGQPLNIPDAYKDPRFDPSTDKRTGYITRNILCLPVFNSSSNLIGVTQLINKNQGSFTSSDEEFMRAFNIQAGIALENAKLFESVLLEKQYQKDILQSLSDAVISTDMEGRIVTINDAALELLGCPLQHASGKINKQVWEQKLMGRLVWEVVPIENLQMRLQDSLKYAAKHYVPEQSLTVGLWIEPSEDNLEGVKESSPQTASHESTNNQHSKTEEDTKYYILVIRDRTNPDIFIPWNESTTGDGAIPTRPYIPKEKVREIERSLNLTVNPLTNPEGGVRGGLVVLEDISQEKRMKTTLYRYMTPGVAERVMAQAEDSLMVGERKEVTILFSDIRGYTTLTENLGAAEVVSLLNQYFETMVEAVFNHEGTLDKFIGDALMAVFGAPLPLKDHAWLSVQTALDMRKRLAIFNHRRIIAAQPQIHIGIGISSGEVVSGNIGSQKRMDYTVIGDGVNLSSRLEGVTKEYGCDIILSEFTYNLCRDRIWVRELDKIRVKGKHEAVTIYELIGNRTQPLEDPTQEFLGYYNAGREAYLARDFYRAIANFETALKIRPFDQAISVHIERAKKYILDPPPEHWDGVHTMATK